The Schistocerca nitens isolate TAMUIC-IGC-003100 chromosome 2, iqSchNite1.1, whole genome shotgun sequence nucleotide sequence actgaaaagagcgacgtaatGCGGTCTACGAGTATACTAGAGACACTCTCCGACCCATCTACGCAAAAGTTCgtcgaattttcactgtggtttatatTTCGCGCCCGACTCGACCTTACGTTCCCAATAGCCCTCGTAAATCACTAATTCAGATTGTGAACAGCCGGGCTAGTGGCCCCGAGATCTTCTTtccgtcaacagatggcagtacttttTCCGCTCTGGATTACCAGTTTGCGTCCCTCTTCGCGTTTCCACAGCTCGTGGTtaatggttagcgttgctgcctcccgATGATGGGGTCCCAAGTTCAATTCCCAGCAGGGTCGGTGATTTGCTCCGCTCGGGGACTGTGTGTTCGTGTTATccgcatcatttcattatcatctgtGAAAGTGGCGAGTCTGGGCTGTgtaaagactgggaatttgtacggccgctgctaaccgcgcagttgagcgcttcacaaaccaaatatcatcatcatcattcccctTCGTGTACGCTACTCCGAGCTCTGCGCTCGCTGATGATACACCGCGTCCTGTACTCGCCCACCGCGGCCTCGGGACTACAGCACAAAGTGTGAGCATCCTggtgttcattgcgtatttctttaccTAGACAGTCGTCCTTAGTAGTACTGGCCCGGCGTCTCTTTGCTACTGACTTAGGTTTTACCGCAGTTAGCCCGACCGCCGGTTTCTAAAATTTTATATGGAACTTCGTTTTTGCTTTTTGTGTGCCCTACTGTGTGTAAAAACTAATTGTCTTGTTTATTTTCAATATAACACCTGATTATGGGCATAAgaggccgaaaccggtcgtgttttaaataaaaagaccCTTACAAGTGAAGCGGTATTTGCAACCTCCGTAAGAATATTTGAGTGTAGTGACCCGCCGAGGACGAGTTCGTTAGCAACAGAGGTCAGGCTTGGAACAAGCAAAAATGAGGAAGGAATCCGTCATGTCGTTATTAAATGTAGAGATTTACGGAAGCCACAGAAAGTGTAACCGAGGATTGTCGTATGAAGATTTCAACTCTCCTTTTAACGAACAGTAGCCCAGTGCTCCTTTTGTTGGTACCTGAGTCACCATCAGGAATGTTCATAATGAGACGGGCGTCCAGGAGAGTCCGAGTAGAGGAGATACAATCCTAGGTGAGGCCTACAATTTCCTGCTATATACACTTCGTACCGCAACGTTAGTGTTCTACACTTTAAAAGCGAAGTACATTGTAAGGAATACTCATTCGTCCTCATTTACCTCTAAGctataccctgcaaaccactaAATCATTAGGAAGTACAGGCCAGAGTGTACTTCCCACTGTATCAGTCTTAGGGGTTCTTCCCATTCCAGTCACGCATGGAGTGCAGGAACAATGgttgcttaaacgcctctgtgtgGGTTGTAATAAGTCTTATCTTCAGTGTCACTACGTGAGTAATACACAGGGAGGTTGTAATACACGTGCgctattcgtttattaaggtcCGTTTGGTCCCACAatagaaaccacactgaaaattcgatgaagctttgcacacatATGTTGGCCAGTgtgtctagtatgcctgtcgataaagtcatattgttttttttagttctgagcacacggtgagcacgtaaagatgtcagGAAAACAGTATTTTCCACCAAGTATGATTGCCTGctaagagatttcgcctgatttcatgcagcccacataacataactgtgatCATTTCCTTCTTAACGAAAATTCTCAGCCGTacgctgcagggacaatgaagctcctacagcgttttcgatgggtaGTGTTTGATCATCCTGAACTTTGTTCCCTCACAGTTTCATCGCTGCCCATATAAACCAATGCCTATGaacacaacattttggcacagacaacgactaCAGACCAGTGAAGGAAAATGGTGAATGGTACAGGTGGATGGCTGCCTCCTATGATGAGGGTACTGGAAGGccagtacaacgttatgacaaatgTCTTAAACTGAAGCGGTGGCTACGTAGAGAAGTGGCCGAAATGTGTAGCTGCCTGTTGCAGATGAAACGTTTTTGCTTGTCACTGTAGTTTTCATTTCGCGTCCGATCGgaccttaataaacgaatagccctCGTGTTTCTAGATTCCTTGCTTaaagctgccgcgcgggattagccgagcagtctaaggcgctgcagtcatggactgtgcggctggtcccagcggaggttcgagtcctccttcgggcatgggtgtgtgtgtttgtccttaggataatttaggctaagtagagtataaacttagggactgatgaccttagcagttaagtcacataagatttcacacacatttttttgcttAAAGCTGTTTCTTAAAACTTTCTAACTACGCATTCGTCAGATACGTTCAAGCATGTGCCACTTTTTCAGCATCTCCTtgatgcgctcctgtctgtcaaaGAAATAGAAATAGAAATATGAAAGCAATAAAAGCgttattgataacattttcatggaTTAGTGAAGTGTTCTCTGCTTGAGATTCTTCATTTTATAAGGACAGTTCATGTAGTCTGGTATGAAACCTTTGAGACCAAGGGTTATTTGTATGTTTACaccaagcacttaaatatttcatgtcatttttcctGCTGTAGTTAACGGAACAATGAAAGATTTCTGTTGACTTGGCAGATAAACTATAAATCAAGGTTGTAAACCAAATTAAGATATACGTTCAACGTTTATTTTAGCACATTGAACTAGAAGATGAAATGAAAAAATTTGTACAAGGTGGATGTTCTAGTCAATATACATGCTGGGAGTGTTTAACCAAGGTAAGCTTTGCCGTAGGCCAGGGCGGGGGCAGCGTACGCAGCCCTAGCGATGGGGGCGGCAGCGATGGCGGGGGCAGCGGCGATGGCGGGGCCGGCGTGCACACCAGCCTCCTTGTGCACGACGGCGTTGAAGCCGTTGACGGGGTCGGCGGTGTAGTCGACGACGCGGATGGAGCCGTCGGGCTCGGCAACGCTGTAGCTGCCCTGGACAACGTCTCCACTGCGACTCTCCTGCTGGGCCTTGGAGTCTCCGGTGATGGCGTCAGACACGCTGTAGCCGAAGCTGTACTGGGGGTTGGGGTCGTACTCGGCGGCCACGGCGGCGGGCGCCGCGACGGCTCTCACAGCGGGGGCGGCAACGGCAAGGGGAGCAGCACGAagggcgggggcggcgtaggccacgGGGGCGGCGTAGGCGCCGGCGGCGATGGCAGGGCCGGGGGCGTAGACGGCGGGGGCGCCCAGGTAGCCGGCGCGGG carries:
- the LOC126234410 gene encoding cuticle protein 21-like, whose protein sequence is MACKLFILAALVAVARAGYLGAPAVYAPGPAIAAGAYAAPVAYAAPALRAAPLAVAAPAVRAVAAPAAVAAEYDPNPQYSFGYSVSDAITGDSKAQQESRSGDVVQGSYSVAEPDGSIRVVDYTADPVNGFNAVVHKEAGVHAGPAIAAAPAIAAAPIARAAYAAPALAYGKAYLG